The Mesotoga sp. UBA6090 region CAACAAACATGGCGATCTGACCATCACCAAATGGTGCATCAAGATATCCGCCCTGGAAGAGAGCTACCTTATAGGTGTGAGCCATGTCGTACATCAACTGAAGAGCCTCTTTTGCTTCAGGAGAATTTATAGTGACCTCGACCGAACCATCGGGCTTTATATCGATTGCCTCTCCACCATTGGCTCTCAGGAATATCATGAAGTGATCGATCGTGGTTCTGAAACCAAAGCCATACTGATCAATCTGACCGTCGTTGTTCTTGTCCTCAGTAAGCATCATCGCTGCAAACAGAAGATCATCCATAGTCTTAGGGACTTCAAGCCCATACTGCTCAAAGAGGTCCGTGTTGTAATAAAGGACGTAAGTGCTCTTGTTGAAAGGAAGGGCGTAAACAGTATCGCCCCAGGTGACCATTTTCTTGAAAGGATTCCATATGGCATCCCATTCTTCATCCGTCAAGCCAACTTCGGGATCGGAAATCAAGGAATTCAGTTCCTGAACAGCATCTCGAGGTATAAGTCTGGCAGTCCAGTTCCCGTAAGCCTGAGAAAGAGCAGGTAATGTCTTGCTTTCCGCACTTACCAGAAGTTTCTGCTGCAAAGCACTGTAATTTCCTACATAAATGGCCTCTACCACAATATCGGGGTTTGCCTCATTGAAAGATGCCACGATTTCATTGACTGTGGTTCCCTGAGCACCGCCCATTGCGTGCCAGAACTCAATCTCCGTCACAGCAAAGGTGAATACTGCAAAAGAAACAATTAGAAGAGCAAGAATTAATCTTTTGCGCATTTCCCTACCTCCTTATAAGAAATGTTTAAGTGACCTAATTATACCACTATGCCCCACCCAAAAAGAACCTCTCTCACCTTCTCGAAAGTCTCATCAATACTGCCTGATGTTGAGACCTCGGCACTGACTAGCCCCTTCTTTGAATCAAGGTAAGACTGTGAACGGAGTATCGACTCCGCTTGGTACTTGCTCATTCCCCTCTTCATGAGTCTCTCCACAGAAGCTTTCTTCGTACATTCAAACCAGATGACTTTGTCACATCTATCAGCAAGCCCGATTTCGTGGATCAAAGCCCCATCGATTATACAGAGCTTCGAATGACATCCCTCAAGGGCTTCCAATGCCTTTCGTCTAATGACCGGGTGAAGTATTTCATTCAGTCTTAGCAGGAGTTCACTGTCTTCGAAGACTTTCTTTGAAAGCTTTTTTCTGTCAACTTTGCCGCAAGTAAGAACGCTCTTCCCGAAAGAGTCGATAATCCGCTCCTTCTCTTCATCCAACGAATCGTGGCCAAGCTCATCCAGGGAGATTATCTCCGCACCGAACCTTTTAAAACACTCGGCGGCAGTAGACTTACCGCTTCCCGCCTTTCCCACAAAGCCAACTACCATTACAGAAGCTTCTCTCCCGATTCGATGACATTCATTACTGCTTTGGAGATTTCGCTGTTCGCATTTTCCAGTTTCTTCCTCTCTTCAGGGCTGATCACGATAATATCTGCCTCGATCTCTTCCATTTCTCCGATCTTTTGCAGAAGATCCTCGGATTCCACTGAAACTATTACAAAGGTAGGTATAGGTTCTCCAGAAGCGAAATATACTTCCTCGACCGAAAAACCCTCGATAACTTTC contains the following coding sequences:
- a CDS encoding extracellular solute-binding protein; the encoded protein is MRKRLILALLIVSFAVFTFAVTEIEFWHAMGGAQGTTVNEIVASFNEANPDIVVEAIYVGNYSALQQKLLVSAESKTLPALSQAYGNWTARLIPRDAVQELNSLISDPEVGLTDEEWDAIWNPFKKMVTWGDTVYALPFNKSTYVLYYNTDLFEQYGLEVPKTMDDLLFAAMMLTEDKNNDGQIDQYGFGFRTTIDHFMIFLRANGGEAIDIKPDGSVEVTINSPEAKEALQLMYDMAHTYKVALFQGGYLDAPFGDGQIAMFV
- the coaE gene encoding dephospho-CoA kinase (Dephospho-CoA kinase (CoaE) performs the final step in coenzyme A biosynthesis.), with the protein product MVVGFVGKAGSGKSTAAECFKRFGAEIISLDELGHDSLDEEKERIIDSFGKSVLTCGKVDRKKLSKKVFEDSELLLRLNEILHPVIRRKALEALEGCHSKLCIIDGALIHEIGLADRCDKVIWFECTKKASVERLMKRGMSKYQAESILRSQSYLDSKKGLVSAEVSTSGSIDETFEKVREVLFGWGIVV